The following proteins are co-located in the Rhodococcus opacus B4 genome:
- a CDS encoding putative bifunctional diguanylate cyclase/phosphodiesterase, whose protein sequence is MNTEKQTEKLETLVTTVASRLTPVDAVSFKAVATRVLQDLVEHFEVDTSFLRFTDHEIAATVLVAEYPLRPFIPDPDPLGVVYFKDADPTFAQIEHQKEVAIFRPEVSGPDYNERVREASGVPQVSLAAVPLLSGETTTGTLGFIKFGDRDWTPPELDVLKAIAALLAQVQARIVVEEQLRYSADHDSLTGLSNRRALYHHLDTRLASSEPGPVAILFLDLDRLKPLNDFFGHGAGDGFISTIADRLRSTSDADDLVSRLGGDEFVLVLGGSVGLEEAEVRAQHIRDVVTERVRLGREVVSRSVSIGVAAGCPGKATTSSLLSQADQAVMVAKTKGGNAISVFTDEMQEESEKRNMIELSLRAAIADESLFLEYQPEVDLRTGRIIGVEALVRWNHPLLGLLQPGSFIDVAEATNVAGELGRWVIRKACRQWADWRSQAPELDLALAVNVSPGQLAGLDFLDVVRDALAEFDLRKGALCLEITENAVLSDLTWTREALEGLHAMDVEVAIDDFGTGYSSLSHLKALPVGTLKIDKGFVMNLDTNPGDRAIVKSIIGLAESFGLELVAEGVENVESARQLLDMGCYRAQGFLFSRPVSAEEIGKLLAAGAIEVGM, encoded by the coding sequence GTGAACACCGAGAAGCAAACCGAAAAGCTCGAGACCCTGGTGACAACCGTGGCGTCCCGGCTCACGCCTGTCGACGCGGTCTCGTTCAAGGCCGTGGCCACCCGCGTGCTGCAGGATCTCGTGGAACACTTCGAGGTCGATACCAGTTTTCTCCGGTTCACCGACCACGAGATCGCGGCGACGGTCCTGGTCGCGGAATACCCCCTTCGACCCTTCATCCCCGACCCCGACCCACTCGGCGTCGTGTACTTCAAGGATGCCGATCCGACCTTCGCCCAGATCGAGCACCAGAAGGAAGTGGCCATCTTCCGGCCGGAGGTGTCCGGTCCGGATTACAACGAACGTGTCCGCGAGGCGTCGGGGGTGCCGCAGGTGTCGCTTGCCGCCGTTCCGCTGCTGTCCGGTGAGACGACGACGGGCACGCTCGGCTTCATCAAGTTCGGCGACCGCGACTGGACCCCGCCGGAACTCGACGTCCTCAAGGCGATCGCCGCCCTGCTCGCGCAGGTCCAGGCCCGCATCGTCGTCGAGGAGCAGTTGCGCTACTCGGCCGACCACGATTCCCTCACCGGACTCAGCAACCGGCGCGCCCTCTACCACCACCTGGACACCCGCCTCGCGTCGTCCGAACCCGGGCCCGTCGCCATCCTGTTCCTCGACCTGGACCGCCTGAAACCCCTCAACGACTTTTTCGGCCACGGGGCCGGCGACGGTTTCATCTCGACGATCGCGGACCGGCTCAGGTCGACCAGCGACGCCGACGACCTCGTCTCGAGGCTGGGCGGCGACGAATTCGTGCTCGTGCTCGGGGGATCGGTGGGTCTCGAGGAGGCGGAGGTGCGGGCGCAGCACATCCGCGACGTCGTGACCGAACGGGTGCGTCTGGGCCGCGAGGTGGTCAGCCGCAGTGTCAGCATCGGCGTCGCGGCGGGGTGTCCGGGCAAGGCCACCACCAGTTCGCTCCTCAGCCAGGCCGACCAGGCCGTCATGGTTGCGAAGACCAAGGGCGGTAACGCCATCAGCGTGTTCACGGACGAGATGCAGGAGGAGAGCGAGAAACGCAACATGATCGAGCTCAGTCTGCGTGCGGCCATCGCGGACGAGTCGCTGTTTCTCGAATACCAGCCCGAGGTGGACCTGCGGACCGGCCGGATCATCGGGGTCGAGGCCCTCGTGCGGTGGAATCATCCGCTGCTCGGGTTGCTGCAGCCGGGCTCGTTCATCGACGTCGCCGAGGCGACGAACGTGGCGGGGGAGCTCGGACGCTGGGTGATCAGGAAGGCCTGCCGGCAGTGGGCCGACTGGCGGTCGCAGGCTCCCGAGCTGGATCTGGCTCTTGCCGTCAACGTCTCGCCGGGGCAGTTGGCCGGTCTCGATTTTCTCGACGTCGTCAGAGATGCATTGGCGGAGTTCGACCTCCGGAAGGGCGCTCTGTGCCTGGAGATCACGGAGAACGCGGTGCTCAGTGATCTCACCTGGACGCGTGAGGCGCTCGAGGGGCTGCACGCGATGGATGTGGAGGTGGCGATCGACGACTTCGGCACCGGATACAGCTCCCTCAGTCATCTCAAGGCCCTGCCGGTGGGGACGCTGAAGATCGACAAGGGGTTCGTGATGAACCTGGACACCAACCCAGGGGATCGGGCGATCGTGAAGTCGATCATCGGCCTCGCCGAGTCGTTCGGCCTGGAGTTGGTGGCGGAGGGCGTCGAGAACGTGGAGTCGGCGCGGCAACTTCTGGACATGGGATGTTATCGGGCGCAGGGGTTTCTGTTCAGCCGCCCGGTCTCGGCGGAGGAGATCGGCAAGTTGCTGGCGGCGGGGGCTATCGAGGTCGGAATGTAG
- a CDS encoding sugar transferase, producing MPDPPSPRPSWERSYSHVAICTDLLSVLAADLFVTVVYRQIPLWTWAGSLAVAVAVPVLAMLCLALAHAWDPRILGSGAEEFRRVGRAYVWVIAVTAVAGYALGTANGHSWVFGALPLAAALSVLGRYALRQGLRRRRRSGDYLRSVLVAGDIDEVLELIKRTPDISQAGWRVDAICLADVRPGEQLPLAIDDTPVIGTEKDIVGITRLHSFQAIAVLPSSGWTPTRTERLSWELEGTGTDLLIAPVLMDVVGPRLHIAPVAGVPLMQLSAPTYSGPAWVIKNVLDRVFAFVLVVAIAPVLLAIGGAIRASSRGPALFKQTRVGRDGEVFTMYKFRSMVVGAEGRLRELAVFDEGAGVLFKLHDDPRVTRVGRFIRRYSLDELPQLFNVVTGSMSLVGPRPPLECEVARYGDDGARRRLFVKPGLTGLWQVSGRSNLSWEESVRADLHYVENWTFTLDLLILWKTIRAVLRPDGAY from the coding sequence GTGCCCGATCCACCCTCGCCGCGGCCGTCCTGGGAGCGGTCGTACTCCCATGTCGCGATCTGCACCGATCTACTCAGCGTCCTCGCCGCCGACCTGTTCGTCACCGTCGTCTACCGGCAGATCCCGCTCTGGACGTGGGCCGGGAGTCTCGCGGTCGCAGTCGCGGTTCCCGTCCTGGCGATGCTGTGCCTGGCGTTGGCACATGCGTGGGATCCACGCATTCTCGGCAGCGGTGCCGAGGAGTTCCGCCGAGTGGGACGAGCGTACGTATGGGTGATCGCGGTAACGGCCGTTGCCGGGTATGCGCTGGGTACCGCGAACGGGCACTCGTGGGTGTTCGGCGCTCTCCCGCTCGCAGCAGCGCTGTCGGTGCTCGGGCGTTACGCGCTGAGGCAAGGTTTGCGCAGGCGCCGGCGCTCGGGGGACTACCTGCGGTCTGTCCTCGTGGCCGGAGACATCGACGAAGTGCTCGAATTGATCAAGCGCACGCCGGACATCTCGCAGGCCGGGTGGCGCGTGGATGCGATCTGCCTTGCCGATGTGAGACCGGGTGAACAGCTTCCGCTCGCCATCGACGACACTCCCGTGATCGGCACGGAAAAGGACATCGTCGGTATCACCAGACTGCATTCTTTCCAGGCGATCGCAGTACTGCCCTCCAGTGGTTGGACCCCGACTCGCACCGAGCGGCTGAGCTGGGAGTTGGAGGGCACCGGAACCGATCTGTTGATCGCGCCCGTGCTCATGGATGTCGTCGGACCGCGTCTGCATATCGCCCCCGTCGCGGGAGTTCCGTTGATGCAGTTGAGTGCGCCGACGTACTCGGGCCCGGCGTGGGTGATCAAGAATGTCCTCGATCGGGTCTTCGCCTTCGTGCTCGTCGTCGCCATCGCACCCGTCCTGCTCGCGATCGGCGGGGCGATCCGCGCAAGCAGTCGCGGTCCCGCGTTGTTCAAGCAGACCCGCGTCGGCCGGGACGGCGAGGTATTTACGATGTACAAGTTCCGCAGCATGGTGGTGGGTGCGGAAGGGCGACTCCGCGAGCTCGCGGTATTCGACGAGGGTGCCGGCGTGCTGTTCAAGCTCCACGACGACCCGCGCGTGACCCGAGTGGGTAGGTTCATCCGCCGCTACTCCCTCGACGAGCTGCCGCAACTGTTCAACGTCGTCACGGGAAGTATGTCCCTCGTGGGTCCACGTCCACCGCTGGAATGCGAGGTCGCGCGGTACGGCGACGACGGCGCGAGGCGGCGTCTTTTCGTCAAACCGGGGCTGACGGGGCTGTGGCAGGTGAGCGGCCGGAGCAACCTCAGCTGGGAGGAGTCGGTCCGCGCCGACTTGCACTACGTCGAGAACTGGACCTTCACCCTGGATTTGCTGATCCTGTGGAAGACGATTCGGGCTGTGCTGAGGCCCGACGGCGCCTATTGA
- the acpS gene encoding holo-ACP synthase, with product MSGGSVSSILGSRIGCDVMTVEHVRSSVERFGDRYLNRIFTPHELETCAGPARVQRLAARFAAKEAVVKVLRPGDVALPWQSIEIRRESWGGCGVRLSGNASALAERQGLGGFDVSISHESDVAIAMVTASRLGTPPDHEGERHP from the coding sequence ATGTCTGGTGGTTCGGTCTCGTCGATCCTGGGGTCCCGCATCGGGTGCGACGTGATGACGGTCGAGCACGTGCGAAGCAGCGTCGAGCGATTCGGCGACCGCTATCTGAACAGAATCTTCACACCCCACGAATTGGAAACCTGCGCAGGACCGGCGCGGGTCCAACGGCTGGCCGCCCGATTCGCGGCCAAAGAAGCCGTGGTCAAGGTGCTGCGTCCCGGCGACGTCGCCTTGCCGTGGCAGTCCATCGAGATCCGGCGCGAGAGCTGGGGCGGATGCGGAGTGCGGCTGTCCGGCAACGCATCGGCACTCGCCGAGCGTCAGGGGCTCGGCGGGTTCGACGTCTCGATCTCGCACGAGTCCGACGTCGCGATCGCGATGGTCACCGCGTCCCGGCTGGGCACGCCCCCCGATCACGAAGGAGAACGCCACCCATGA
- a CDS encoding acyl carrier protein: protein MSEHTIRKVLGDHARLSVDAASIAVGADLYELGLTSHASVNVMLALEDSFDIEFPDELLRKSTFASVDSIRGALVELGVA from the coding sequence ATGAGCGAGCACACCATCCGCAAGGTTCTCGGTGACCACGCCCGGCTGTCCGTCGACGCCGCGAGCATCGCCGTCGGCGCCGATCTCTACGAGCTCGGTCTGACGTCCCACGCGAGCGTCAACGTGATGCTGGCGCTGGAGGATTCGTTCGACATCGAGTTTCCCGACGAGTTGCTGCGTAAGAGCACGTTCGCGAGCGTCGATTCCATCCGGGGCGCGCTCGTCGAACTCGGCGTGGCATGA
- a CDS encoding acyl-CoA dehydrogenase family protein, whose protein sequence is MSTALAGDTGIESARSSGPSARAARVAEVAARWAVDVDRDARFPQEAVDALRDERLLSCAVPRELGGEGATLRDLCAIARVLGRQCAATAMIFAMHQTQILSLVRHPGGDGVAGFLRDAVAGQYLLASATTELGIGGDVRRSTCAVERSGGVVSLVKNAPVISYGEYADAILVTARRTPDSPPSDQALVICRRADVTLERTGDWNTLGLRGTCSPGFVLRATTTPDLVVADPYSEISAATMLPVSHSVWSAVWLGIADAAVEKARRYVRVAARKQPGVASPAALRLAEAAAVHQQFADVVFAAAGRFDDADAAPADSPESEVAGGVGYSLAMNNLKVTASTLAVDLVGRAMLICGIAGYREDTEYSLGRHLRDAHGAAVMVNNDRIMANSAQMATAYRGTI, encoded by the coding sequence ATGAGCACCGCCCTCGCGGGCGACACGGGGATCGAGTCCGCCAGGTCTTCCGGACCGTCGGCACGGGCCGCGAGAGTGGCCGAGGTGGCCGCGCGGTGGGCCGTCGACGTCGATCGTGACGCGCGCTTTCCGCAGGAGGCGGTGGACGCGCTCCGGGACGAGCGTCTGCTCTCGTGCGCCGTCCCGCGGGAGCTGGGTGGTGAAGGCGCGACACTTCGGGACCTGTGCGCGATCGCCCGGGTCCTGGGCCGCCAGTGCGCCGCGACGGCGATGATCTTCGCGATGCACCAGACCCAGATCCTCTCGCTCGTACGACATCCGGGCGGCGACGGCGTCGCCGGTTTCCTGCGCGACGCGGTCGCCGGTCAGTACCTGCTGGCGTCGGCGACCACGGAACTGGGTATCGGTGGCGACGTCCGCCGCAGCACGTGCGCGGTGGAGCGGTCCGGTGGAGTGGTGTCGCTGGTCAAGAACGCCCCCGTCATCTCCTACGGCGAGTACGCCGACGCGATCCTCGTGACCGCTCGGCGCACCCCCGACAGCCCGCCGAGCGACCAGGCGCTCGTCATCTGCCGGCGTGCCGACGTGACGCTCGAGCGCACCGGTGACTGGAACACGCTGGGGCTGCGCGGAACCTGCAGTCCCGGGTTCGTGCTACGGGCCACCACCACCCCGGATCTCGTCGTCGCCGATCCCTACTCGGAGATCTCGGCGGCGACCATGCTTCCGGTGTCGCACTCGGTGTGGTCGGCGGTGTGGCTCGGCATCGCCGACGCCGCGGTGGAGAAGGCACGCCGGTACGTGCGGGTGGCCGCGCGGAAGCAGCCGGGTGTGGCCTCGCCCGCAGCCCTGCGCCTCGCCGAGGCCGCGGCTGTGCATCAGCAATTCGCGGACGTCGTATTCGCGGCAGCCGGCCGCTTCGACGATGCCGACGCGGCTCCGGCCGATTCGCCGGAGTCCGAAGTCGCAGGCGGCGTGGGCTATTCGCTGGCGATGAACAACCTCAAGGTCACGGCGTCGACCCTGGCCGTCGACCTCGTCGGCAGGGCCATGCTGATCTGTGGGATCGCCGGCTACCGGGAAGACACGGAATACTCGCTCGGCCGGCACCTGCGCGATGCGCACGGTGCGGCCGTCATGGTCAACAACGATCGAATCATGGCCAACTCGGCGCAGATGGCCA